One Stigmatella aurantiaca genomic region harbors:
- a CDS encoding Spy/CpxP family protein refolding chaperone, translated as MKKLTLAASALLAVALLTGFRGGGCSRDPGRIQQIITWKLDDKLDDLDASDAQKQSIHALKDRLFADGQHMMGEQKAARLEVLTQLESDRPDAQKLHALVDARIDAMRAFAHQVTDAALEAHRLLTPKQRQELATEYREHADLPKP; from the coding sequence ATGAAGAAGCTCACCCTCGCGGCCTCCGCGCTGCTCGCCGTTGCCCTGCTCACCGGCTTCCGCGGCGGAGGTTGCAGCCGGGATCCCGGACGCATCCAGCAGATCATCACCTGGAAGCTCGACGACAAGCTCGATGACCTCGACGCCTCGGACGCCCAGAAGCAGTCCATTCACGCCCTGAAGGACCGCTTGTTCGCGGATGGCCAGCACATGATGGGCGAGCAGAAAGCGGCCCGCCTGGAGGTGCTCACCCAGCTCGAGTCGGACCGGCCGGATGCCCAGAAGCTCCACGCCCTGGTGGATGCCCGCATCGACGCCATGCGCGCCTTTGCCCACCAGGTTACAGACGCCGCCCTGGAGGCGCACCGCCTGCTCACGCCGAAGCAGCGCCAGGAGCTGGCCACCGAGTACCGCGAGCATGCGGACCTCCCGAAGCCCTGA